From the genome of Sinanaerobacter sp. ZZT-01:
TTGACTGTACCTGATTATAGAACTCAGCCAATTTGTGTAAATTGAAATTTTTATTTCATTCATTTACACTTTTTTTATCTAGTAGTGGAAATGAGGTGGAAGACTTTTAGAGGAGTGACAGGGCGGCTTTTTTAATCAAGATGAATGAAAAGAGGGGATGGAGGAAATAGTTTTGAAATGTATAGCACTGGATGTAGGAGACAAAACCATTGGTGTTGCGGTAAGTGACAGCTTGCTTTTAACCGCACAGGGATTAATGACCATTGAACGAGTAGGCATTCGAAAGGATGCAGATAAGGTAATACAGCTGATTAGAGAGCATGAATGCAGCACAGTAGTCATTGGATTGCCTAAAAATTTGAATGGAACAGACAGTGTGCAGACAGAAAAGGTATATACCTTTAAAACAATGCTGGAAAATAAATTACGCAGTACGGGTATGTCGCATATTGAAATGGTATATGAAGATGAACGATTTACCACAGTCATTGCAGAAACAGTTTTAATTCAAGCCGATGTCAGTCGCAAGAAACGAAAAAAAGTAATTGATAAGCAGGCAGCGGTCATTATATTACAGAGTTATTTAGATCGCTGCAAAAATGAGAATAAAAATGAAACACTCTGAAGAAATAAAAAAACAGGTCTTTCAATAAATATAATTAAAAAATTTAATCAGACTGGGAGAATTAGAAGCATATGTATACCAAACAAAAAATAAAGAAATGTATAATAGGGGCGCTCTGTTTTTGCCTCTTGAGTATTTGCGTTCCTGTCTCTGTTTAC
Proteins encoded in this window:
- the ruvX gene encoding Holliday junction resolvase RuvX yields the protein MKCIALDVGDKTIGVAVSDSLLLTAQGLMTIERVGIRKDADKVIQLIREHECSTVVIGLPKNLNGTDSVQTEKVYTFKTMLENKLRSTGMSHIEMVYEDERFTTVIAETVLIQADVSRKKRKKVIDKQAAVIILQSYLDRCKNENKNETL